Proteins encoded by one window of Aphidius gifuensis isolate YNYX2018 linkage group LG2, ASM1490517v1, whole genome shotgun sequence:
- the LOC122848977 gene encoding transmembrane protein 65 isoform X2: MSTLTLLYRSKLINNIRGFKNEMKYLNLNYDRSLNLQQKCKITTNGNCYYGAATIASSTTTSSSLPGALSKKQAKELAVRLTSSERSVLISALQECQSQKIKAEYEAEHFGQPLETVPQPQKKDLLRVSFANAIPFVGFGFLDNFIMIIAGEHIEAQLGVFISLSTMAAAALGNTISDILGIGSAYYVELMAQKIGFKPPKLTPIQLDLPRSRRAANLGRVIGVTIGCILGMTPLLWLEKKSDKKETEEKVEIV, encoded by the exons atgtccaCATTAACACTATTATATcgttcaaaattaataaataacattcgtggttttaaaaatgaaatgaaatatttaaatttaaattatgatagatcattaaatttacaacaaaaatgtaaaataacaacaaatggtAATTGTTATTATGGTGCTGCAACAATAGCATCAagtacaacaacatcatcatcattacctggtgcattatcaaaaaaacaagCTAAAGAATTGGCTGTTAGATTAACATCAAGTGAAAGAAGTGTTTTGATATCAGCACTACAAGAATGTCaatcacaaaaaattaaagctgAATATGAAG CTGAACATTTTGGACAACCGT TGGAGACAGTACCCCAGCCACAGAAGAAGGATCTCTTGAGAG tttCATTTGCAAATGCAATTCCATTTGTTGGATTTGGCTTCTTGGATAAtttcattatgataattgCT ggTGAACATATTGAAGCACAACTTGGtgtatttatatcattatcaacaatgGCAGCTGCTGCACTTGGTAATACAATATCAGATATTCTTGGTATTGGTTCAGCTTATTATGTTGAATTAATGGCACAAAAAATTGGCTTTAAACCACCAAAATTAACACCAATTCAACTTGATTTACCTCGTTCAAGAAGAGCAGCAAATCTT GGTCGTGTTATTGGAGTTACAATTGGTTGTATTTTGGGCATGACACCATTACTTTGGCTTGAAAagaaaagtgataaaaaagaaactgaagaaaaagtagaaattgtttaa
- the LOC122848977 gene encoding transmembrane protein 65 isoform X3, which produces MSTLTLLYRSKLINNIRGFKNEMKYLNLNYDRSLNLQQKCKITTNGNCYYGAATIASSTTTSSSLPGALSKKQAKELAVRLTSSERSVLISALQECQSQKIKAEYEVETVPQPQKKDLLRVSFANAIPFVGFGFLDNFIMIIAGEHIEAQLGVFISLSTMAAAALGNTISDILGIGSAYYVELMAQKIGFKPPKLTPIQLDLPRSRRAANLGRVIGVTIGCILGMTPLLWLEKKSDKKETEEKVEIV; this is translated from the exons atgtccaCATTAACACTATTATATcgttcaaaattaataaataacattcgtggttttaaaaatgaaatgaaatatttaaatttaaattatgatagatcattaaatttacaacaaaaatgtaaaataacaacaaatggtAATTGTTATTATGGTGCTGCAACAATAGCATCAagtacaacaacatcatcatcattacctggtgcattatcaaaaaaacaagCTAAAGAATTGGCTGTTAGATTAACATCAAGTGAAAGAAGTGTTTTGATATCAGCACTACAAGAATGTCaatcacaaaaaattaaagctgAATATGAAG TGGAGACAGTACCCCAGCCACAGAAGAAGGATCTCTTGAGAG tttCATTTGCAAATGCAATTCCATTTGTTGGATTTGGCTTCTTGGATAAtttcattatgataattgCT ggTGAACATATTGAAGCACAACTTGGtgtatttatatcattatcaacaatgGCAGCTGCTGCACTTGGTAATACAATATCAGATATTCTTGGTATTGGTTCAGCTTATTATGTTGAATTAATGGCACAAAAAATTGGCTTTAAACCACCAAAATTAACACCAATTCAACTTGATTTACCTCGTTCAAGAAGAGCAGCAAATCTT GGTCGTGTTATTGGAGTTACAATTGGTTGTATTTTGGGCATGACACCATTACTTTGGCTTGAAAagaaaagtgataaaaaagaaactgaagaaaaagtagaaattgtttaa
- the LOC122848983 gene encoding ADP-ribosylation factor-related protein 1: MYTLLSGFYKYLVQKDEYYILILGLDNAGKTTYLEAAKTKFTKNYKAMNPSKITTTVGLNVGKIDTAGVRLNFWDLGGQEELQSLWDKYYAESHAVIYIVDSSDRDRIPDSKQTFDRVISSEHLTGVPLLVLANKQDILDSMGIREVKPIFNENAHLIGRRDCMVMPVSALEGDGVDEGIHWLVDCVKRNNDSRPPRNHEDNCLS, encoded by the exons ATGTACACATTATTGAgtggtttttataaatatttagtaCAAAAAGATGAATATTACATACTCATTTTGGGACTTGATAATGCTGGAAAAAca aCTTATTTAGAAGCAGCTAAGacaaaatttactaaaaattataaagcaaTGAATCCaagtaaaataacaacaactgtTGGTTTAAATGTTGGAAAAATTGATACTGCTGGTGTAAGATTAAATTTTTGGGATCTTGGTGGACAAGAAGAGCTTCAATCATTATGGGATaag tATTATGCTGAATCTCATGCAGTCATTTACATTGTTGATTCATCAGATCGTGATAGAATACCAGATTCAAAACAAAcatttg atCGTGTTATATCATCAGAACATTTAACAGGTGTTCCATTACTGGTTCTTGCAAATAAACAAGACATATTAGACTCAATGGGAATCAGAGAAGTTAAaccaatatttaatgaaaatgcaCATTTAATTGGAAGAAGAGACTGCATGGTTATGCCGGTATCAGCATTAGAAgg AGATGGAGTTGATGAAGGAATTCATTGGCTTGTTGATTGTGTTAAAAGAAATAACGATTCAAGACCTCCAAGAAATCATGAAGACAATTGTttgtcatga
- the LOC122848977 gene encoding uncharacterized protein LOC122848977 isoform X1: MSTLTLLYRSKLINNIRGFKNEMKYLNLNYDRSLNLQQKCKITTNGNCYYGAATIASSTTTSSSLPGALSKKQAKELAVRLTSSERSVLISALQECQSQKIKAEYEGQLAAFRWRSKFGRPSSIPALGDVDPTGSYCAVPDDWLLRKYVETVPQPQKKDLLRVSFANAIPFVGFGFLDNFIMIIAGEHIEAQLGVFISLSTMAAAALGNTISDILGIGSAYYVELMAQKIGFKPPKLTPIQLDLPRSRRAANLGRVIGVTIGCILGMTPLLWLEKKSDKKETEEKVEIV, translated from the exons atgtccaCATTAACACTATTATATcgttcaaaattaataaataacattcgtggttttaaaaatgaaatgaaatatttaaatttaaattatgatagatcattaaatttacaacaaaaatgtaaaataacaacaaatggtAATTGTTATTATGGTGCTGCAACAATAGCATCAagtacaacaacatcatcatcattacctggtgcattatcaaaaaaacaagCTAAAGAATTGGCTGTTAGATTAACATCAAGTGAAAGAAGTGTTTTGATATCAGCACTACAAGAATGTCaatcacaaaaaattaaagctgAATATGAAG gtCAATTAGCAGCATTTCGATGGCGTAGTAAATTTGGTCGACCATCAAGTATTCCAGCACTTGGTGATGTTGATCCAACTGGAAGTTATTGTGCTGTACCAGATGATTGGTTGCTGCGAAAGTATG TGGAGACAGTACCCCAGCCACAGAAGAAGGATCTCTTGAGAG tttCATTTGCAAATGCAATTCCATTTGTTGGATTTGGCTTCTTGGATAAtttcattatgataattgCT ggTGAACATATTGAAGCACAACTTGGtgtatttatatcattatcaacaatgGCAGCTGCTGCACTTGGTAATACAATATCAGATATTCTTGGTATTGGTTCAGCTTATTATGTTGAATTAATGGCACAAAAAATTGGCTTTAAACCACCAAAATTAACACCAATTCAACTTGATTTACCTCGTTCAAGAAGAGCAGCAAATCTT GGTCGTGTTATTGGAGTTACAATTGGTTGTATTTTGGGCATGACACCATTACTTTGGCTTGAAAagaaaagtgataaaaaagaaactgaagaaaaagtagaaattgtttaa